From Mesomycoplasma dispar, a single genomic window includes:
- a CDS encoding TatD family hydrolase has translation MYLKIQQFFPRHLNLVLNSIQKFNLELNLVTKKGKTSIGNLGFYQNFEKNYEFLIVDEHKKSDFIFAFFVLSKKEQTFYINLLFFSEFLNQNWFNIIGEFVIDFIKENYNLETFYIQIPDLNKKLVNFFENLTASQNDNLNTFQIKSVEKYKFIDIHCHPFYEYFENPQEQVQNWFNDNIDLIFAVGTSWKDLDEIREIGNYSDRIYKIIGIHPNLVKESDNFSLLSKYIDDKVIGVGEVGLDFYYDNNPSEKVQLKSLLSQIEIAKTNNIPVMLHIRDKPGENRAMLLVLELIDRFSEINFIFHNFSTNYEIFKKLVVKNNCFFSFSGVITFKKSVELRQIIKETPLSKILCETDVPYLSPEPNRQIWPNVSPQIQWTYQTVANLKNLTKRELSKIIFDNVTKIFKVKNAKSNP, from the coding sequence ATGTATTTAAAAATCCAACAATTTTTCCCTAGACATTTGAATTTGGTACTAAATTCAATTCAAAAATTTAATTTAGAATTGAATTTAGTAACTAAAAAGGGGAAGACTAGTATCGGTAATTTAGGTTTTTATCAAAATTTTGAAAAAAATTATGAATTTTTAATCGTTGATGAACACAAAAAATCCGATTTTATTTTTGCGTTTTTTGTTCTTTCAAAAAAAGAACAAACTTTTTACATAAATTTGCTCTTTTTTAGTGAATTTTTAAACCAAAACTGATTCAATATTATCGGCGAATTTGTTATTGACTTTATAAAGGAAAACTACAATTTAGAAACTTTTTACATACAAATTCCCGATTTGAACAAAAAACTTGTTAATTTTTTTGAAAATTTAACTGCTTCCCAAAATGATAATTTGAACACTTTTCAAATAAAATCGGTTGAAAAATACAAATTTATTGATATTCATTGCCATCCTTTCTACGAATATTTCGAAAACCCACAAGAACAAGTTCAAAATTGGTTTAACGACAATATCGACCTTATTTTTGCGGTGGGAACTTCTTGAAAAGATCTAGATGAAATTAGGGAAATTGGAAATTATTCTGATCGAATCTATAAAATTATTGGAATTCACCCTAATTTAGTTAAAGAATCAGATAATTTTTCATTGCTTTCAAAATACATTGACGATAAAGTGATCGGAGTTGGTGAAGTCGGGCTGGATTTTTATTATGACAACAATCCCTCTGAAAAAGTCCAGTTAAAATCGCTATTAAGTCAAATTGAGATTGCAAAAACTAACAACATTCCAGTTATGTTGCATATTCGCGATAAACCTGGCGAAAACAGAGCTATGTTGTTGGTTTTAGAACTAATTGATAGATTTTCTGAAATTAATTTTATATTTCATAATTTTTCAACAAATTATGAAATATTTAAAAAATTAGTCGTAAAAAACAATTGTTTTTTTTCTTTTTCTGGTGTAATAACTTTTAAAAAAAGTGTTGAATTAAGGCAGATAATTAAGGAAACTCCACTTTCAAAAATTTTATGCGAAACCGATGTTCCTTATTTAAGTCCAGAACCAAATCGGCAAATTTGACCTAATGTTTCCCCACAAATTCAATGAACCTACCAAACAGTAGCAAATTTGAAAAATTTGACAAAAAGAGAACTTTCAAAAATAATTTTCGATAATGTAACTAAAATTTTTAAGGTTAAAAATGCAAAAAGTAATCCCTAA
- the rsmA gene encoding 16S rRNA (adenine(1518)-N(6)/adenine(1519)-N(6))-dimethyltransferase RsmA → MQKVIPKKHLGQNFLKDKKIGKKIVENIDFQGKNVVEIGCGTGFLTDFLLKRAKFVTCYEVDKNLIPILEEKFKNKNLRIINEDFLQVELDFFEKQIIVANLPYYITSKILFKIFANFEKFEKILVMVQEEVADRIVAKTNSSFYSKLSLASQYVAEVKKLFKVSPDSFFPIPKVNSAVVSFEIRKDLESKKIEQFLWFTKMCFQFKRKTLYNNFKFFLKREQIEKIYNFFQFPANIRPQQIDLLTYISLADFYFNNL, encoded by the coding sequence ATGCAAAAAGTAATCCCTAAAAAACATTTAGGTCAAAATTTTCTAAAAGATAAAAAAATAGGTAAAAAAATTGTTGAAAACATTGATTTTCAAGGAAAAAATGTTGTTGAAATTGGTTGCGGAACTGGTTTTTTAACAGATTTTTTGCTAAAAAGGGCAAAGTTTGTGACTTGCTACGAAGTTGATAAAAACTTAATCCCGATTCTTGAAGAAAAATTCAAAAACAAAAATCTTCGTATAATTAACGAAGATTTTTTACAAGTAGAACTTGATTTTTTTGAAAAACAGATTATTGTTGCGAACCTTCCTTACTATATTACCTCGAAAATATTGTTTAAAATCTTTGCTAATTTTGAAAAATTCGAAAAAATTTTGGTAATGGTTCAAGAAGAAGTTGCTGATCGAATAGTTGCAAAAACTAACAGTAGTTTTTACTCAAAATTATCACTTGCTTCTCAATATGTTGCGGAAGTTAAGAAGTTATTTAAAGTTTCACCAGACTCATTTTTCCCAATTCCTAAAGTGAATTCCGCAGTTGTTTCTTTTGAAATTAGGAAAGATTTAGAATCTAAAAAAATCGAACAATTTCTTTGATTTACAAAGATGTGCTTTCAATTTAAACGTAAGACTTTATACAATAATTTTAAATTTTTTCTAAAAAGGGAGCAAATTGAAAAAATTTATAATTTTTTTCAATTTCCAGCGAATATACGACCACAACAAATAGATTTGCTAACTTATATAAGTCTGGCCGACTTTTATTTTAATAATTTATAA
- the rplM gene encoding 50S ribosomal protein L13 — translation MRQTTFVKHGEVKQKWFVIDAESKILGRLAAFVASRLRGKHYPHFTPNVDMGDKIIIINAEKILLTAKKEDQKLYYNHSGYPGGLRVRTAREMRAKKPIALIERAVFGMIPHTKLGDKQRKNLYVYPGVDHPHQGQNPEKLEVN, via the coding sequence ATGAGACAGACAACTTTTGTCAAGCATGGAGAAGTCAAGCAAAAATGGTTTGTAATCGACGCTGAATCAAAAATTCTTGGTCGTTTAGCTGCTTTTGTCGCTTCTCGTTTGCGCGGAAAACACTACCCACATTTCACTCCCAACGTTGATATGGGTGACAAAATCATCATTATTAATGCAGAAAAAATTTTACTAACTGCAAAAAAAGAAGACCAAAAATTATATTATAATCACTCTGGGTATCCAGGCGGGTTAAGGGTTAGAACAGCACGTGAAATGCGAGCTAAAAAGCCAATTGCTCTAATAGAAAGAGCGGTTTTTGGAATGATTCCACACACAAAATTAGGCGATAAACAGCGTAAAAATCTTTATGTTTATCCTGGGGTTGACCATCCACATCAAGGACAAAATCCTGAAAAATTAGAGGTAAACTAA
- the rpsI gene encoding 30S ribosomal protein S9, with amino-acid sequence MNQQELSYYGTGRRKSSVARVILKHGDGQFKINNRVAKEYLKSDILIKDALQPLSITNTMSEFDIRVNAHGGGVSGQAGAIRLGIARALLKVSVDYRSDLKVAGMLTRDARAKERKKFGLRKARRARQFSKR; translated from the coding sequence ATGAATCAACAAGAATTATCTTATTACGGAACTGGGCGAAGAAAATCATCAGTAGCACGTGTAATTTTAAAACACGGTGATGGTCAATTTAAAATTAATAATCGGGTAGCAAAAGAATATTTAAAATCAGATATTTTAATTAAAGACGCGTTGCAGCCACTTTCTATTACAAACACAATGTCAGAATTTGATATTAGAGTCAATGCTCACGGCGGTGGAGTTTCTGGCCAAGCTGGTGCTATTAGACTTGGAATTGCTCGTGCTTTGTTAAAGGTTTCGGTTGATTATCGTTCAGATCTAAAAGTTGCTGGTATGCTAACTCGTGATGCGAGAGCGAAAGAACGTAAGAAATTTGGATTACGTAAAGCCAGAAGAGCACGTCAATTCTCAAAACGTTAA
- a CDS encoding IS3 family transposase produces the protein MKQNKFSINEKIKYIKIAESQGFKSATIHFANEFREIYKNKSVNKKSQKEGFLQTYANNLIRNWQKKYYNYGMNGLISTRGKNKSPRKSKKQYTINDLSENDRGIYQEIMENVLRRYGIDPAIVMDELKKRKQEAEKDKDQIENSTRLCSVLKVNRTSIYRKIKVKKSPKEMVYSKELLDWILESFNFNRKVKGRDNLYNVYKNQGNNISTYVFQKHYEHLGIKSIAYKKQGKNAPKEAKFSRIWAEDHIKGQFESKNFGEKWFADIKFIRIGDDFYFLHSIIETKSNYLLNFSISKTRFSEETIKLVKETIKKHKITPKFFHSDHGVEYANHRFAQFLKENNIQQSMSPKGNALANRPIEYFYAILQREYLNVEGKIFENLEDAHQKISSFVKWYNKTRVQSCLSYLSPNSHFEQFGAQKNFHNFGE, from the coding sequence ATGAAACAAAATAAATTTTCAATTAATGAAAAAATCAAATATATCAAAATCGCTGAATCGCAAGGATTCAAAAGTGCGACTATACATTTTGCAAACGAGTTTCGTGAAATTTATAAAAATAAATCAGTTAATAAAAAATCGCAAAAAGAGGGTTTTTTACAGACATATGCGAATAATTTAATTCGAAACTGACAAAAAAAGTATTATAATTATGGTATGAACGGATTAATTAGCACACGTGGTAAAAATAAATCACCACGTAAGTCAAAAAAACAATACACAATTAACGATCTTTCGGAAAATGACCGCGGAATTTATCAAGAAATAATGGAAAACGTCCTTAGAAGATACGGGATTGATCCTGCAATTGTAATGGACGAACTTAAAAAGCGAAAACAAGAAGCAGAAAAAGATAAGGATCAAATCGAAAATTCAACAAGACTTTGCAGCGTTTTAAAAGTTAATCGCACATCGATTTATCGCAAAATAAAGGTGAAAAAATCACCAAAAGAAATGGTATACAGTAAAGAATTACTTGATTGAATTCTTGAAAGTTTTAATTTTAACAGAAAAGTAAAAGGTCGAGATAATTTGTATAATGTATACAAAAATCAAGGAAATAATATAAGCACATATGTTTTTCAAAAACACTATGAACATTTAGGGATAAAATCGATTGCTTACAAAAAACAAGGTAAAAATGCGCCAAAAGAAGCTAAATTTTCGCGGATTTGAGCCGAAGATCATATCAAAGGACAATTTGAATCTAAAAATTTTGGTGAAAAATGATTTGCTGATATTAAATTTATAAGAATTGGCGATGATTTTTATTTTTTGCATTCAATAATTGAAACAAAATCTAATTATTTGCTAAATTTTTCAATTTCCAAGACTAGATTTTCAGAAGAAACAATAAAATTAGTAAAAGAAACAATCAAAAAACACAAAATTACACCTAAATTTTTCCATTCAGATCATGGAGTTGAATATGCTAACCACCGATTTGCTCAATTTTTAAAAGAAAACAACATTCAACAATCAATGTCGCCAAAAGGAAACGCGCTTGCAAACCGCCCGATTGAATACTTTTATGCTATTTTACAAAGAGAATACTTGAATGTTGAGGGTAAAATTTTTGAAAACCTTGAAGATGCCCATCAAAAAATCAGCTCATTTGTTAAATGATACAATAAAACTAGAGTGCAAAGTTGCCTTTCATATTTGAGTCCAAATTCTCATTTTGAACAATTTGGTGCTCAAAAAAATTTTCACAATTTTGGAGAATAA
- a CDS encoding L-threonylcarbamoyladenylate synthase — protein MKTKILLIYKVSNSLLFFFDFQNQKKIKVKTSIFTVFFEKKLHKPLNFKLSLNLKLRYFENFLLWLVSKKLLFKNHVFMEKTLKNKVFCLKLANNFHILFWKYDFENLIVFVEDDENFAIWFKENFHIFEFEIQKYEKLFLCTTDTVPGIGSFYASLDLKAIFEIKNRDFSKKIVTLVSNLRQIKPLISRKNYQKLKEISKNFWPGPTTLIIEKQSFRIPNQVKLQKLLEKSGPAFVTSANISNQKPLNFRDAREKFWQISKIFNFQLGSEKPSAIYDIDLKKWIRK, from the coding sequence ATGAAAACTAAAATTCTTCTAATTTACAAAGTTAGTAATTCACTTTTATTTTTTTTTGATTTTCAAAATCAAAAAAAAATAAAAGTGAAAACATCGATTTTTACAGTGTTTTTTGAAAAAAAACTTCATAAACCACTTAATTTTAAATTAAGTTTAAATTTAAAATTAAGATATTTTGAAAATTTTTTACTTTGACTTGTTAGTAAAAAATTACTTTTCAAAAACCATGTTTTTATGGAAAAAACATTGAAAAACAAAGTGTTTTGTTTAAAATTAGCAAATAATTTTCATATTCTGTTTTGAAAATATGACTTTGAAAATCTTATAGTTTTTGTTGAAGATGATGAAAATTTTGCTATTTGATTTAAGGAAAATTTTCATATTTTTGAATTTGAAATTCAGAAATATGAAAAACTTTTTTTATGTACAACTGATACAGTTCCAGGAATTGGCAGTTTTTACGCAAGTCTTGATTTAAAAGCTATTTTTGAAATTAAAAATCGCGATTTTTCAAAAAAAATCGTGACGTTAGTTTCTAATTTAAGACAAATAAAACCGTTAATTTCAAGGAAAAATTACCAAAAATTAAAAGAAATTAGTAAAAATTTTTGACCTGGGCCGACTACATTAATAATTGAAAAGCAATCATTTCGGATCCCAAATCAGGTAAAACTCCAAAAATTATTAGAAAAAAGCGGTCCTGCTTTTGTTACCAGTGCTAACATCTCAAATCAAAAACCACTTAATTTCAGAGATGCAAGGGAAAAGTTTTGGCAAATTTCAAAAATTTTTAATTTTCAACTTGGATCCGAAAAACCTTCAGCAATTTATGACATTGATTTAAAAAAATGAATTAGGAAATAA
- the uvrB gene encoding excinuclease ABC subunit UvrB yields MLVEKEFKKFKLDAKYKPNGDQPKAIQTLIEGIESGKKSQILMGVTGSGKTFTMANVIAHFNKPVIILSHNKTLASQLYTEFKEFFPENRVEFYISYFDFYRPEAYLPTKDVYLEKTSKTNFDLETMRMSALNALMMRNDTIVIASVAAIYGTLNPDEYEDNFLTLEVNQEIKPGELALKLARIKYQNNPVEQKPGVFSLKGDVLEIFPAWSDAFNIRIEFFGNTIEAINIIHPISKKITRSYNSYTIYPATAYSVKKNIIDRAIETIKVELDEQLEFFEKNNKLVEKQRLKERVNNDIDSLSEFGICSGIENYARHIDGRQKGEKPFSLLDYLPKDGLIFIDESHIMVSQIRGMYEGDRSRKQTLVDYGYRLPSALDNRPLKLEEFEEYQQSKIYVSATPANYEIDKTSGEIVSQIIRPTGLIDPEIIIEPTANQMEKIFKLLVKQKEKNERSLILTTTKRLAEEISKYLQEEKLQNVYYLHSEMTTFERDEIIIKLRKGIYDAIVGINLLREGVDIPEVSLIFVLEAGLSSFLRSKSSLIQIIGRAARNDRGKVILFTDTITETIQKVLEDNENKRKIQIEYNQKNNVIPKTIIKPIPESINPNTLKISKVLREKQKNKKEMEGYIKILEKEMKIASDANRFEEAIQIRDLITEIKLKMD; encoded by the coding sequence ATGCTAGTTGAAAAAGAGTTTAAAAAATTTAAATTAGATGCAAAATATAAACCAAACGGCGACCAGCCAAAAGCAATCCAAACTTTGATCGAAGGTATCGAAAGTGGTAAAAAATCACAGATTTTAATGGGTGTAACTGGTTCGGGAAAAACTTTTACAATGGCAAATGTAATTGCCCATTTTAACAAACCAGTTATCATTTTGTCTCATAATAAAACTTTAGCATCGCAACTTTACACTGAATTTAAGGAATTTTTCCCAGAAAATCGTGTTGAATTTTACATTTCCTACTTTGATTTTTACAGACCAGAAGCCTATTTGCCAACAAAAGATGTCTATTTAGAAAAAACAAGTAAGACAAATTTCGACCTTGAAACAATGAGAATGTCAGCCTTAAATGCACTAATGATGCGAAATGATACTATTGTTATTGCCTCGGTTGCTGCTATTTATGGAACTCTTAATCCTGATGAATATGAAGATAATTTTTTGACTTTGGAGGTAAATCAGGAAATAAAACCAGGAGAGTTGGCGCTAAAACTTGCTAGAATTAAATATCAAAATAATCCTGTTGAGCAAAAACCAGGAGTTTTTTCGCTAAAAGGTGATGTTTTGGAAATTTTCCCAGCTTGATCTGATGCTTTTAACATCAGAATTGAATTTTTTGGAAACACAATCGAAGCAATCAACATAATTCATCCAATTTCAAAAAAAATAACAAGATCTTATAATTCTTATACAATTTATCCAGCAACGGCATATTCTGTCAAAAAAAATATCATCGATCGCGCGATCGAAACTATTAAAGTTGAACTTGATGAACAACTTGAATTTTTTGAAAAAAATAACAAACTAGTCGAAAAACAAAGACTAAAAGAGCGAGTTAATAACGATATTGACTCGCTTAGCGAATTTGGTATTTGTTCGGGAATTGAAAATTACGCCCGACATATTGACGGACGGCAAAAAGGTGAAAAACCTTTTAGTTTGCTTGATTATTTACCAAAAGATGGGCTAATTTTTATCGACGAATCTCATATTATGGTCAGCCAAATTCGCGGAATGTATGAAGGCGATCGCAGCCGAAAACAAACATTAGTTGACTACGGTTACCGACTTCCTTCAGCACTTGACAATCGACCTTTAAAATTGGAAGAATTTGAAGAATATCAACAGTCTAAAATTTATGTTTCTGCAACGCCAGCAAATTACGAAATTGATAAAACTAGTGGCGAAATTGTCTCACAAATTATACGCCCGACGGGCTTAATTGATCCTGAAATAATTATCGAACCAACTGCTAACCAGATGGAAAAAATTTTTAAACTGTTAGTAAAACAGAAAGAAAAAAATGAACGAAGTCTCATTTTAACAACAACAAAAAGACTTGCTGAAGAAATTAGCAAGTATTTACAAGAAGAAAAGTTGCAAAATGTCTATTATTTACACTCCGAAATGACTACTTTTGAGCGTGATGAAATCATAATTAAACTAAGAAAAGGAATTTATGATGCGATTGTCGGTATTAATTTGTTGCGTGAAGGCGTTGATATTCCCGAGGTATCGCTAATTTTTGTCCTAGAAGCAGGTCTTTCATCCTTTTTAAGATCAAAATCATCTTTAATCCAAATTATCGGGCGTGCCGCTCGAAATGATCGTGGAAAAGTTATCCTTTTTACTGACACAATTACAGAAACAATCCAAAAAGTACTAGAAGATAACGAAAATAAAAGAAAAATCCAAATTGAATATAATCAAAAAAACAATGTTATTCCAAAAACAATAATCAAACCAATTCCAGAAAGCATCAATCCAAATACTTTAAAAATCAGCAAAGTTCTTCGTGAAAAACAGAAAAATAAGAAGGAAATGGAAGGTTATATTAAAATTTTGGAAAAAGAAATGAAAATCGCATCTGATGCCAATCGTTTTGAAGAGGCAATTCAAATTCGTGATTTAATTACAGAAATTAAACTGAAAATGGACTAG